One genomic region from Chloroflexia bacterium SDU3-3 encodes:
- a CDS encoding STAS domain-containing protein, with the protein MLEDELSVSIRHRDGVAIIDLVGDVTTFAEEKITSAYNQVSSEGAKQILLNFRQNDYINSAGIAILIGVVTEVNRHGQKLAVSGLSQHFQKIFRMVGLAQYAEIYQDEEEAVRGFVAATA; encoded by the coding sequence ATGCTTGAAGATGAGCTGAGCGTAAGCATCCGCCACCGTGACGGTGTGGCGATCATTGATCTGGTCGGCGATGTGACCACCTTCGCCGAGGAAAAGATCACCAGCGCCTACAACCAAGTGAGCAGCGAGGGCGCAAAGCAGATTCTGCTCAACTTCCGGCAGAACGACTACATCAACAGCGCCGGGATCGCTATTCTGATCGGTGTGGTCACCGAGGTCAACCGCCACGGCCAAAAGCTGGCGGTCAGCGGCCTCTCGCAGCACTTCCAGAAGATCTTCCGCATGGTGGGGCTGGCGCAGTACGCCGAGATCTACCAGGATGAGGAAGAGGCCGTGCGCGGCTTTGTGGCCGCCACCGCCTAG
- a CDS encoding helix-turn-helix transcriptional regulator, protein MIVLEVLIEHGELWFSRLTEFVTGISQKMLTKTLRQVERDRLLIRTVHPVIPPHVEYRLTELGESLAEAFCGVWAAQHHAEVARARRRFDARGGHAPADS, encoded by the coding sequence ATGATTGTGCTAGAGGTGCTGATCGAGCATGGTGAGCTATGGTTCAGCCGCCTGACTGAGTTTGTTACGGGCATCAGCCAGAAGATGCTGACCAAGACCCTGCGTCAGGTGGAGCGCGATAGGTTGCTGATCCGCACGGTTCATCCGGTCATCCCGCCGCATGTTGAGTATCGCCTAACAGAGTTGGGCGAGAGCCTGGCCGAGGCGTTCTGCGGGGTGTGGGCCGCCCAGCACCACGCCGAGGTCGCGCGGGCGCGGCGTCGTTTCGATGCCCGCGGCGGCCACGCGCCAGCAGATTCGTGA
- the ilvN gene encoding acetolactate synthase small subunit → MNKHTIVALMQDKPGALNRTVSLFRRRGFNIESLSVGHTETEGVSRMTMVVESADVEQVVKQLYRLIEVLKVSDVTADPTVEREMVVVKIHAPSEKRAEIVALSEVFGAKIVDVGASTMILEMTGAPSKVENFVDVIRPFGVKEMMRTGRIAMVRGARGHGAQAYENAENGHVAEPSAALN, encoded by the coding sequence GTGAACAAGCATACCATTGTGGCCCTGATGCAAGATAAGCCCGGCGCACTGAACCGTACGGTGAGCCTGTTCCGGCGGCGCGGCTTCAATATCGAGAGCCTCTCGGTCGGCCACACCGAGACCGAGGGGGTCAGCCGCATGACCATGGTCGTGGAGTCGGCGGATGTCGAGCAGGTGGTCAAGCAGCTCTACCGCCTGATCGAGGTACTGAAGGTGAGCGATGTCACCGCCGACCCGACGGTTGAGCGCGAGATGGTGGTGGTGAAGATCCACGCGCCCAGCGAAAAGCGCGCCGAGATTGTGGCACTGTCCGAGGTTTTTGGCGCTAAAATTGTCGATGTTGGCGCGAGCACCATGATCCTTGAGATGACCGGCGCACCCTCCAAGGTCGAGAACTTTGTTGATGTCATCCGGCCCTTTGGCGTGAAGGAGATGATGCGCACCGGGCGGATCGCCATGGTGCGCGGCGCTCGCGGGCATGGCGCTCAGGCGTATGAGAACGCCGAGAATGGCCATGTCGCCGAGCCGTCGGCTGCGCTCAACTAG
- a CDS encoding thymidylate synthase, with the protein MGLKKQTGTHVTNTNDPWGDHFTPEERALLAPFVTDVDAPIFGLRNLPEVVKGALFSRYSRTDKSLRRILLDEFIQAPESGFAQIVGSAASNGAEQVVAVQQAEAFYDRVLIGYGDDSVAELGGAHLACEGVSNIAAKALEESRIGLSPLEKSTRYVVFNRKVDGRYRYHRPAELAQHGLEELYTTAMDGLFDTYGALLEPTIAWVRERTPRDSQTSERAYNSATRAKAFDLLRGLLPMATYTNVGLFGNGRAFEYLLTKLYATEHAELHTIADQMYEALNSLIPSFVKRAKNERGEAYQRYLRANRERIQELATAYAKPVAIATESLVTLVRHDHDAVARVAASILYPHLDMPLDEAQAMASQLGEDELRGIVQAYVGRRENRFHRPGRAFEEASYTFDILADLGAYRDLQRHRMLSQERQGYTTLHGFTTPAELIDARLAGAYDRALASAAESFEAIRAALPSAAQYAVPLAFRVRWRVTLNLREAYHLTELRASPQGHPTYRAIAQEIYRLIEQVHPTLAEGMRFVDLNTYDLERLDAERRLDAKIDAQNA; encoded by the coding sequence ATGGGGCTTAAAAAACAGACAGGAACCCACGTGACCAACACAAACGACCCCTGGGGCGACCACTTCACCCCAGAAGAGCGAGCGCTGCTTGCGCCCTTTGTGACCGATGTCGACGCGCCGATCTTCGGGCTGCGCAACCTGCCCGAGGTGGTGAAGGGCGCGCTATTCTCGCGCTACAGCCGCACCGACAAGAGCCTGCGCCGCATCCTGCTGGATGAGTTTATTCAGGCACCCGAGTCGGGGTTCGCCCAGATCGTGGGCAGCGCGGCATCCAACGGGGCCGAGCAGGTGGTGGCGGTGCAGCAGGCCGAGGCCTTCTACGACCGCGTGCTGATCGGCTACGGCGACGACTCGGTGGCCGAGCTGGGCGGGGCGCACCTGGCCTGCGAGGGCGTGAGCAACATCGCCGCCAAGGCGCTGGAGGAGAGCCGGATCGGGCTTAGCCCGCTGGAGAAATCCACGCGCTACGTGGTGTTCAACCGCAAGGTCGATGGGCGCTACCGCTACCACCGCCCCGCCGAGCTGGCCCAGCACGGCCTAGAGGAGCTGTACACCACGGCCATGGATGGCCTGTTCGACACCTACGGCGCGCTGCTGGAGCCGACGATCGCCTGGGTTCGCGAGCGCACCCCGCGCGACAGCCAGACATCCGAGCGGGCCTACAACAGCGCCACCCGCGCCAAGGCCTTCGACCTGCTGCGCGGTCTGCTGCCGATGGCCACCTACACCAACGTGGGGCTGTTTGGCAACGGGCGAGCCTTCGAGTACCTGCTCACCAAGCTCTACGCCACCGAGCACGCCGAGCTGCACACCATCGCCGACCAGATGTACGAGGCCTTGAACTCGCTCATCCCTTCGTTTGTGAAGCGGGCCAAGAACGAGCGCGGCGAGGCCTACCAGCGCTACCTGCGGGCCAACCGCGAGCGTATCCAAGAGCTGGCCACCGCCTACGCCAAGCCGGTAGCGATCGCCACCGAGTCGCTGGTGACGCTGGTGCGCCACGACCACGACGCCGTGGCGCGCGTGGCGGCCTCCATCCTCTACCCGCACCTCGACATGCCGCTTGATGAGGCCCAGGCCATGGCCAGCCAGCTGGGAGAGGACGAGCTGCGCGGTATCGTGCAGGCGTATGTGGGTCGGCGCGAGAACCGCTTCCACCGCCCTGGCCGCGCCTTCGAGGAGGCCAGCTACACCTTCGACATCTTGGCCGACCTGGGGGCCTACCGCGACCTGCAGCGGCACCGCATGCTCTCGCAGGAGCGCCAGGGCTACACCACGCTGCACGGCTTCACCACACCCGCCGAGCTGATCGACGCGCGGCTGGCCGGGGCCTACGACCGCGCGCTGGCCTCCGCCGCCGAGAGCTTCGAGGCCATCCGCGCGGCGCTGCCGAGCGCGGCGCAGTATGCGGTGCCGCTGGCCTTCCGTGTGCGCTGGCGGGTAACGCTAAACCTGCGCGAGGCCTACCACCTGACCGAGCTGCGGGCCTCGCCGCAGGGCCACCCGACCTACCGCGCGATCGCGCAGGAGATCTACCGCCTGATCGAGCAGGTGCACCCGACGCTGGCCGAGGGCATGCGCTTTGTCGACCTTAACACCTACGATCTGGAGCGCCTAGACGCCGAGCGCAGGCTGGATGCCAAGATCGACGCCCAGAATGCCTAG
- a CDS encoding acyl-CoA carboxylase subunit beta, translating to MKTTQERIDDLRRRRAQLAEGNPAAAQKQRERGKLTARERIDALLDPGSFVELDAFAVHRSVAFGLESNRPLGDGVITGHGTIDGRAVCVFAQDFTVFGGSLGEVFAEKICKVMDLALRMGVPIIGLNDSGGARIQEGVVSLGGYAEIFYRNVMASGVIPQISLIAGPCAGGAVYSPAMTDFILMVKQTSQMFITGPDVIKTVTNEDVGFEELGGAMTHNQRSGVAHFAAEDEADAFEQLRALLSYLPLNNLDEPPYIAPADDPDRMEASLQGLIPDSSRKPYDMHAVLTAVLDHESFFEVQPFFARNIICGFARLDGFPVGVVANQPMHLAGVLDIDSSVKAARFVRFCDAFNIPLLTFVDVPGFLPGTQQEYGGIIRHGAKLLYAYCEATVPKLTVITRKAYGGAYDVMSSKHIRADFNFAWPTAEIAVMGVDAAVKIIFRKELAQADDPDARQAELVEDYQNRFANPYSAAERGYIDAVIEPHETRPALIKALRLARTKRQSLRPRKHGNIPL from the coding sequence GTGAAGACAACCCAAGAGCGAATCGATGATCTGCGCCGCCGCCGTGCGCAGCTGGCCGAGGGCAACCCCGCCGCCGCTCAGAAGCAGCGTGAGCGCGGCAAGCTCACGGCCCGCGAGCGCATAGATGCCCTGCTCGACCCCGGCTCGTTTGTCGAGCTGGATGCCTTTGCCGTGCACCGCTCGGTGGCATTCGGGCTGGAGAGCAACAGGCCGCTGGGCGATGGCGTGATCACAGGCCATGGCACCATCGACGGGCGGGCGGTCTGCGTGTTCGCCCAAGATTTCACCGTGTTTGGTGGCTCGCTGGGCGAGGTGTTCGCCGAGAAGATCTGCAAGGTGATGGATCTGGCCCTGCGCATGGGGGTGCCGATCATCGGCCTGAACGACTCCGGCGGCGCGCGTATTCAGGAGGGCGTGGTCAGCCTGGGCGGCTACGCCGAGATCTTCTACCGCAACGTGATGGCCTCGGGCGTTATCCCCCAGATCTCGCTGATCGCCGGGCCGTGCGCAGGTGGCGCGGTCTACTCGCCTGCCATGACCGACTTCATCCTCATGGTCAAGCAGACATCCCAGATGTTCATCACCGGCCCCGATGTGATCAAAACCGTGACCAACGAGGATGTGGGCTTCGAGGAGCTTGGCGGCGCGATGACCCACAACCAGCGCTCGGGTGTGGCCCACTTCGCCGCCGAGGACGAGGCCGACGCCTTCGAGCAGCTGCGCGCGCTGCTCTCGTATCTGCCGCTCAACAACCTAGATGAGCCGCCCTACATCGCCCCCGCCGATGACCCCGATCGCATGGAGGCCTCGCTGCAGGGCCTCATCCCCGACAGCAGCCGCAAGCCCTACGACATGCACGCCGTGCTCACCGCCGTGCTCGACCACGAGAGCTTCTTCGAGGTGCAGCCCTTCTTTGCCCGCAACATCATCTGCGGCTTCGCGCGGCTCGATGGCTTCCCGGTGGGTGTGGTGGCCAACCAGCCGATGCACCTAGCTGGCGTGCTCGATATTGACTCCTCGGTGAAGGCCGCCCGCTTCGTGCGCTTCTGCGACGCCTTCAACATCCCGCTGCTCACCTTTGTGGATGTGCCCGGCTTCCTGCCCGGCACCCAGCAGGAGTACGGCGGCATTATCCGCCACGGGGCCAAGCTGCTCTACGCCTACTGCGAGGCCACCGTGCCCAAGCTCACCGTGATCACCCGCAAGGCCTACGGCGGCGCGTACGACGTGATGTCCTCCAAGCACATTCGCGCCGACTTCAACTTTGCCTGGCCCACCGCCGAGATCGCAGTGATGGGCGTGGACGCGGCGGTCAAGATCATCTTCCGTAAGGAGCTGGCCCAGGCCGACGACCCGGACGCCCGCCAGGCCGAGCTGGTTGAGGATTACCAGAACCGTTTTGCCAACCCCTACAGCGCCGCCGAGCGCGGCTACATCGATGCCGTGATCGAGCCGCATGAGACCCGCCCAGCCCTGATCAAGGCGCTGCGCCTGGCCCGCACCAAACGCCAGAGCCTGCGGCCCCGCAAGCATGGCAACATCCCGCTGTAG
- the ilvB gene encoding biosynthetic-type acetolactate synthase large subunit — protein sequence MSEQRTGAQIMCEALIREGVEVMFGIPGGAIMPFYHAMWEYKDQLHHVLVRHEQGGGHAAEGYARSTGRLGVCIGTSGPGATNLVTAISDAMMDSTPLLAITGQVYSSLLGKDAFQETDIVGITMPVTKHNYLVKDVNEIAYVLKEAIYLATTGRPGPVLVDITKDAMQARTIPNWDTKLKLPGYKPNYQGNQRQIRDAVNLLMSAEKPLIMAGNGVIMGNATGELLAFAERTGIPVITTLHGIGAIPEDHPLAIGMPGMHGWVHVNRAIQDCDVLLNIGSRFDDRVTGKVSTFAPKAKVIHVDIDPSEIGKNVKVTIPIVGDARQVLTAMAGELASRADLGNLQGKASDWMEHIREMQHKHQPKQQYHSRPKTKELMPHDVYAGLSAALNARGKYRLVSDVGQHQMWAAQLIDYRHGPRTHITSGGAGTMGFAVPAALGVAMAHPDETVWAVCGDGGFQMMNQEMITFIQEGVKNVKVVIINNGYLGMVRQWQELFEGRRYSGTPMVSPDFVKLAEAYGWKGLRVDHVNDVAGAIEEAYATDGPVLIEFRVEQEVNVFPMVPQGVSIGETITDIPKA from the coding sequence ATGTCGGAACAGAGAACGGGCGCGCAGATCATGTGCGAGGCACTCATCCGCGAGGGTGTTGAGGTGATGTTCGGTATCCCTGGCGGCGCGATCATGCCCTTCTACCACGCGATGTGGGAGTACAAAGACCAGCTGCATCACGTGCTGGTGCGGCACGAGCAGGGCGGCGGCCACGCGGCAGAGGGCTACGCCCGCTCGACCGGGCGGCTGGGCGTGTGCATCGGCACCTCGGGGCCGGGCGCCACCAACCTGGTGACGGCGATCAGCGACGCGATGATGGACTCGACCCCGCTGCTGGCGATCACTGGGCAGGTCTACAGCAGCCTGCTGGGCAAGGATGCCTTCCAGGAGACCGATATCGTGGGCATCACGATGCCGGTGACCAAGCACAACTACCTGGTGAAGGACGTGAATGAGATCGCCTATGTCCTCAAAGAGGCGATCTACCTGGCCACCACGGGCCGCCCCGGCCCGGTGCTGGTGGACATCACCAAGGACGCGATGCAGGCCCGCACCATCCCCAACTGGGACACCAAGCTCAAGCTCCCCGGCTACAAGCCCAACTACCAAGGCAACCAGCGCCAGATCCGCGATGCGGTGAACCTGCTGATGAGCGCCGAGAAGCCGCTGATCATGGCCGGCAACGGCGTGATCATGGGCAACGCCACCGGCGAGCTGCTGGCCTTCGCCGAGCGCACCGGCATCCCCGTCATCACCACGCTGCACGGTATCGGCGCGATCCCCGAGGATCACCCGCTGGCGATCGGCATGCCTGGCATGCACGGCTGGGTGCACGTGAACCGCGCCATCCAGGACTGCGACGTGCTGCTGAACATTGGCAGCCGCTTCGACGACCGCGTGACCGGCAAAGTTAGCACGTTCGCCCCCAAGGCCAAGGTCATCCACGTGGATATCGACCCCTCGGAGATCGGCAAGAACGTGAAGGTCACCATCCCGATCGTGGGCGATGCGCGGCAGGTGCTGACCGCGATGGCGGGCGAGCTGGCCAGCCGGGCCGACCTGGGCAATCTCCAGGGCAAGGCCAGCGACTGGATGGAGCACATCCGCGAGATGCAGCACAAGCACCAGCCCAAGCAGCAGTACCACAGCCGCCCGAAGACCAAGGAGCTGATGCCGCACGACGTGTACGCGGGCCTCTCGGCGGCGCTGAACGCACGCGGCAAGTACCGGCTGGTCTCGGATGTGGGCCAGCACCAGATGTGGGCGGCGCAGCTGATCGACTACCGCCACGGGCCGCGCACCCACATCACCTCGGGCGGCGCGGGCACCATGGGCTTCGCGGTGCCTGCGGCGCTGGGCGTCGCTATGGCCCACCCGGATGAGACGGTCTGGGCGGTCTGCGGCGACGGCGGCTTCCAGATGATGAACCAGGAGATGATCACCTTTATCCAAGAGGGCGTGAAGAACGTCAAGGTGGTGATCATCAACAACGGCTACCTGGGCATGGTGCGCCAGTGGCAGGAGCTGTTCGAGGGGCGGCGCTACAGCGGCACGCCGATGGTCTCGCCCGACTTTGTGAAGCTGGCCGAGGCCTACGGCTGGAAGGGCCTGCGGGTGGATCACGTGAACGATGTGGCCGGGGCGATCGAGGAGGCCTACGCCACCGATGGCCCGGTGCTGATCGAGTTCCGCGTCGAGCAGGAGGTGAACGTGTTCCCGATGGTGCCGCAGGGTGTCAGCATCGGCGAGACGATCACCGACATCCCGAAGGCCTAG
- a CDS encoding ATP-binding protein encodes METSSLQPSLELSIPSEFGYEKIAREAVAAFARRLGFDCERIEDLKTALGEACINAIEHGNQRGSGLRVSVSCVVNESALLIDVQDQGVQRFQGCGAPATIDSKLDGAAPYRGMGLMLIRELVDEAEFVDTPNGGNRFRLMLRRARAVASAAV; translated from the coding sequence ATGGAAACATCCTCCCTCCAGCCTTCACTTGAGCTTTCTATCCCCAGCGAGTTTGGGTATGAGAAAATTGCGCGCGAAGCAGTGGCCGCCTTTGCGCGTCGCCTTGGGTTCGACTGTGAGCGGATCGAGGATCTTAAAACAGCGCTAGGTGAGGCCTGCATCAATGCCATCGAGCATGGCAACCAGCGTGGCTCCGGGCTGCGGGTCAGCGTGTCGTGCGTGGTCAATGAGAGCGCCCTGCTGATCGATGTGCAGGATCAGGGGGTTCAGCGCTTTCAGGGATGTGGCGCGCCAGCGACTATCGACAGCAAGCTCGATGGTGCTGCGCCATACCGTGGTATGGGCCTCATGCTCATCCGCGAGCTGGTTGACGAGGCGGAATTTGTTGATACCCCAAATGGTGGGAATCGGTTTCGGCTGATGCTGCGCCGCGCGCGCGCGGTGGCCTCAGCCGCTGTTTGA
- a CDS encoding MarR family transcriptional regulator, whose translation MDAYSQLFDLIAALARRRYTVAERSFATLGLNHTEARLLRLLAQAGDSATQDSLAQQLFIDRSNAGRALKALEHKGYIARQKDLADKRANVVCLTEKGAAMVIEIVRLRETIAQAFFGDLSAEDAARAVEILERLAYDEPNI comes from the coding sequence ATGGATGCCTACTCGCAGCTTTTCGATCTGATCGCCGCGCTGGCCCGCCGCCGCTATACGGTGGCCGAGCGTTCCTTCGCCACGCTGGGCCTGAACCACACCGAGGCCCGGCTGCTGCGCCTGCTCGCCCAGGCGGGCGACTCGGCCACCCAGGATTCGCTGGCCCAGCAGCTCTTCATCGACCGCAGCAATGCGGGCAGGGCGCTCAAGGCGCTGGAGCACAAGGGCTACATTGCGCGGCAGAAAGATCTGGCCGATAAGCGGGCAAATGTCGTGTGCCTCACTGAAAAGGGCGCGGCCATGGTGATCGAGATCGTGCGGTTGCGCGAAACCATCGCTCAGGCCTTCTTTGGCGATTTGAGCGCCGAAGATGCGGCGCGGGCAGTTGAGATCTTGGAAAGGCTGGCCTATGACGAACCAAACATATGA
- a CDS encoding ester cyclase yields the protein MSPQTPKELVLGFFANIRSGRQLDQVQHYMAEHVLAHQMTAEQPMTVQRTPAMYAAHVREMLAAYGPFTLEITECIAEGDRVYVRWQQTGAHLGEVDGYAPTGLPVIEIASAVYRVENGRIAEYWIQIDRAGLELQLQRNAGSRK from the coding sequence ATGTCACCGCAAACACCAAAAGAGCTGGTGCTCGGCTTTTTTGCCAACATCCGATCTGGCAGGCAGCTTGACCAGGTGCAGCACTATATGGCCGAGCACGTTCTCGCGCACCAGATGACCGCCGAGCAGCCCATGACCGTGCAGCGCACCCCCGCCATGTACGCCGCGCATGTGCGCGAGATGCTGGCGGCCTATGGCCCGTTCACGCTTGAGATAACCGAGTGCATCGCCGAGGGCGACCGGGTGTATGTGCGCTGGCAGCAGACCGGCGCGCACCTGGGCGAGGTCGACGGCTACGCTCCGACCGGGCTGCCGGTGATCGAGATCGCCAGCGCCGTCTACCGCGTGGAGAACGGGCGGATCGCCGAGTACTGGATCCAGATCGACCGCGCCGGGCTAGAACTGCAGCTGCAGCGCAATGCGGGCAGCCGCAAGTAG
- a CDS encoding alpha/beta hydrolase, with amino-acid sequence MNSRDLLDPELAPILDILPVAQLTAESLPAIRAASAAMLGSIPVPDFPGLSVGERLVPGPEGAPDVRVLVYRPEQHAAPTAGLLWVHGGGYVSGSADAEDIRARAMAAALGCVLVSVDYRLAPEVPHPGPLEDCYAALRWLHASAADLGVDPARLAVGGGSAGGGLAAALALLARDRGEVPLVFQCLLAPMIDDRTVTLDPPHPYTGEFIWTREANRFGWAALLGREPGGQGVSPYAAAARAEDLAGLPAAFIAVGALDLFLEENMEYARRLTRAGVPVELHVYPGVYHGFQMVQQAQATKAAERDQFSALRRALGL; translated from the coding sequence ATGAACAGCCGAGATCTGCTCGACCCCGAGCTGGCACCTATCCTTGATATTCTCCCCGTGGCCCAGCTCACGGCGGAGTCTCTGCCCGCCATCCGCGCGGCCAGCGCCGCCATGCTTGGCAGCATCCCCGTGCCCGATTTCCCCGGCCTGAGCGTGGGCGAGCGGCTGGTGCCCGGCCCCGAGGGTGCCCCCGATGTGCGCGTGCTGGTCTACCGCCCCGAGCAACATGCAGCGCCCACCGCCGGGCTGCTCTGGGTGCACGGCGGCGGCTATGTGAGCGGCAGCGCCGATGCCGAGGACATCCGCGCGCGGGCCATGGCGGCGGCGCTGGGCTGCGTGCTGGTGTCGGTCGACTACCGCCTGGCTCCCGAGGTGCCCCACCCCGGCCCGCTGGAGGACTGCTACGCCGCGCTGCGCTGGCTGCACGCCAGCGCAGCCGACCTGGGCGTCGACCCGGCGCGGCTGGCCGTGGGCGGCGGCAGCGCTGGCGGCGGTCTGGCCGCCGCGCTCGCGCTGCTGGCCCGCGACCGGGGCGAGGTGCCGCTGGTCTTTCAGTGCCTGCTCGCGCCCATGATCGATGACCGCACGGTGACGCTCGACCCGCCGCACCCCTACACGGGCGAGTTCATCTGGACGCGGGAGGCCAACCGCTTCGGCTGGGCCGCGCTGCTGGGCCGCGAGCCGGGCGGCCAGGGCGTGTCGCCCTACGCGGCGGCGGCCCGCGCCGAGGATCTGGCCGGGCTGCCCGCCGCATTCATCGCGGTTGGGGCGCTCGACCTGTTCCTTGAGGAGAATATGGAGTATGCGCGGCGTCTGACCCGCGCCGGTGTGCCCGTGGAGCTGCACGTCTACCCCGGCGTCTACCACGGCTTCCAGATGGTGCAGCAGGCCCAGGCGACCAAGGCCGCCGAGCGTGACCAGTTCAGCGCGCTGCGGCGGGCGCTGGGGCTCTAG
- a CDS encoding MFS transporter, translated as MTNQTYEAQGTQPTLEHTRATGVGRWPLASLALCMLLPSLGSSVVNVALPLLARSFGAPFAAVQWVVLSYLVATTSLLVGAGRLGDMLGRRRLLLGGVALFTVASALCGAAPTLWLLIAARAFQGIGAAVMLALVMAQVGEHVPPEHVGRAMGLLATMSAVGTALGPSLGGALAAWAGWRAIFLLNTLLGALVFSLVWRFLAADGGEKRGQPFSFDLWGTALLAALLACYALAVSIRAAPMLNVSLLVATVLGLALFVVVERRAPVPIIKLGMLRDLRLGISLGLSLLVNTVLMTTLVVGPFYLAGGLGLPTPAVGLAMSVGPVVAALSGVPAGSMVDRLGAQRTMTLGLIGIVLGAVLLALFPLSSGLAGYLAPLAAITSGFALFQAANNTAVMASAQREQRGVVSGMLNLSRNLGLITGTSVMGALFAFASGAADVALAPPSAVSQGMRATFALAAAALAAALLGSLLLRRTSSI; from the coding sequence ATGACGAACCAAACATATGAGGCGCAGGGCACCCAGCCCACTCTCGAGCATACCCGCGCCACTGGCGTCGGGCGCTGGCCGCTGGCCAGCCTAGCGCTGTGCATGCTTCTGCCGTCGCTTGGCTCTAGCGTGGTGAATGTGGCGCTGCCACTGCTGGCGCGCTCGTTTGGCGCACCCTTCGCGGCGGTGCAGTGGGTGGTGCTCTCCTACCTAGTGGCCACCACCTCGCTGCTGGTGGGGGCCGGGCGGCTGGGCGACATGCTGGGCCGCCGTCGGCTGCTGCTGGGGGGCGTCGCTCTGTTCACCGTGGCGTCGGCGCTGTGCGGGGCCGCCCCCACGCTGTGGCTGCTGATCGCGGCGCGTGCGTTCCAGGGTATCGGCGCGGCAGTCATGCTGGCGCTAGTGATGGCCCAGGTGGGTGAGCATGTGCCGCCGGAGCACGTGGGCCGGGCCATGGGCCTGCTGGCCACCATGTCGGCGGTGGGCACAGCGCTTGGCCCCTCGCTTGGCGGCGCGCTGGCCGCATGGGCTGGCTGGCGGGCAATCTTCTTGCTGAATACGCTTTTGGGCGCGTTGGTCTTCTCGCTGGTCTGGCGGTTTCTCGCGGCGGATGGTGGGGAGAAGCGGGGGCAGCCGTTCAGCTTCGATCTGTGGGGCACGGCGCTGCTGGCGGCGCTGCTAGCCTGCTATGCGCTGGCAGTGTCGATTCGCGCTGCCCCGATGCTTAATGTTAGCCTGTTGGTGGCGACTGTGCTTGGTCTTGCGCTGTTTGTGGTGGTGGAGCGGCGTGCGCCTGTACCGATTATAAAGTTAGGCATGCTGCGTGATCTTCGCCTGGGCATCAGCCTTGGCCTGAGCCTGCTGGTCAACACCGTGCTGATGACCACGCTGGTGGTCGGGCCGTTCTACCTAGCTGGCGGCCTTGGCCTACCCACGCCTGCGGTCGGCCTGGCCATGTCGGTGGGGCCGGTGGTCGCGGCGCTGTCGGGCGTGCCTGCAGGCTCCATGGTAGATCGCCTGGGCGCGCAGCGCACCATGACCCTGGGGCTGATCGGCATCGTGCTGGGGGCGGTGCTGCTGGCGCTGTTCCCGCTATCGTCCGGCCTTGCGGGCTACCTCGCGCCGCTGGCTGCGATCACCTCCGGGTTCGCACTTTTTCAGGCCGCCAATAATACGGCGGTGATGGCGAGCGCCCAGCGCGAGCAGCGCGGCGTGGTCTCGGGCATGCTCAATCTCTCGCGCAACCTGGGCCTGATCACGGGCACATCGGTGATGGGCGCGCTGTTCGCGTTTGCCTCTGGCGCTGCCGATGTGGCGCTCGCGCCGCCGAGTGCGGTGTCGCAGGGCATGCGTGCCACCTTCGCTCTCGCGGCAGCGGCGCTGGCGGCGGCGCTGCTTGGCTCGCTGCTGCTGCGCCGTACAAGCTCGATCTAG
- a CDS encoding ATP-binding protein → MTVSNNETGSAERVIELRLPSRLGYEKVAMDTAASLARRMGFTGDRVESLRTAVAEAVTNAIEHGNAHELDTKVSVVLTLRADELIIDVGDQGRKQLDADKTTSIPRIEDALDRLDKGGWGIWLIRELMDEVEFSTGPSGGNQIRMVIHLEQ, encoded by the coding sequence ATGACAGTGTCAAACAACGAAACTGGGTCAGCCGAACGCGTGATTGAGCTGCGACTTCCGAGCCGACTCGGGTACGAGAAAGTCGCCATGGATACCGCTGCGTCACTCGCGCGGCGCATGGGGTTTACCGGCGATCGGGTCGAGTCGCTACGCACCGCCGTAGCCGAGGCCGTGACCAATGCGATCGAGCATGGCAACGCCCATGAGCTAGATACCAAGGTATCGGTGGTGCTGACGCTGCGCGCCGATGAGCTCATCATCGATGTGGGCGACCAGGGTCGCAAGCAGCTCGATGCCGACAAGACCACCTCTATACCGCGGATCGAAGACGCGCTCGACCGCCTCGACAAGGGCGGCTGGGGCATCTGGCTGATCCGCGAGCTTATGGATGAAGTAGAGTTTAGTACCGGCCCCAGCGGGGGAAATCAGATCCGCATGGTCATTCACCTCGAACAGTAA